A portion of the Krasilnikovia cinnamomea genome contains these proteins:
- a CDS encoding DUF1206 domain-containing protein, with the protein MTTTAQAPRAARRAADSSAVRHLARGGFICYGIVHLLLAWVALRVAFGHPAREGDQRGALQTLAAQPLGKALVIVVVVGMVALALWQGLVAAIGESGERGRTAVAERVVNGCRAVIYLWLAWTGVLVVRGAGRSPADSQEQATSQLLSATGGRWLVGLVGVVVVGVGLGLLGYGATKRFERRLDTGRMSATMHRTIRRLGVGGYAAKGVAYAAVGVLVIAAAVTYDADKARGLDGALRTLAGQSWGPWLLGLIALGFAAYGIYCFAQARYRKV; encoded by the coding sequence ATGACCACCACCGCACAAGCGCCGCGCGCCGCGCGCCGCGCCGCCGACAGCTCCGCCGTGCGACACCTGGCTCGCGGCGGCTTCATCTGTTACGGAATCGTCCATCTGCTGCTCGCCTGGGTGGCGCTGCGGGTGGCGTTCGGCCACCCGGCTCGAGAGGGTGACCAGCGGGGTGCGCTGCAGACCCTCGCGGCGCAGCCGCTCGGCAAGGCGCTGGTCATCGTGGTCGTCGTCGGGATGGTCGCGCTGGCGCTCTGGCAGGGCCTGGTGGCGGCCATCGGGGAGAGCGGAGAGCGGGGCCGGACCGCGGTCGCGGAACGGGTGGTCAACGGGTGCCGTGCCGTCATCTATCTCTGGCTGGCCTGGACCGGTGTGCTGGTCGTGCGGGGCGCGGGCCGTTCACCGGCCGACAGCCAGGAGCAGGCCACGTCCCAGTTGCTGAGCGCGACCGGCGGGCGCTGGCTGGTCGGGCTCGTCGGCGTGGTCGTCGTGGGCGTGGGTCTGGGCCTGCTCGGATACGGTGCGACCAAGAGGTTCGAGCGGCGCCTCGACACCGGGCGGATGAGCGCGACGATGCACCGGACGATCCGGCGACTCGGTGTGGGAGGGTATGCCGCCAAGGGCGTCGCGTACGCCGCGGTCGGGGTCCTCGTGATCGCCGCGGCCGTGACCTACGACGCGGACAAGGCGCGCGGGCTGGACGGCGCCCTGCGGACGCTGGCCGGGCAGAGCTGGGGGCCCTGGCTGCTGGGTCTGATCGCGCTCGGGTTCGCGGCGTACGGAATCTACTGTTTCGCGCAGGCCCGCTATCGCAAGGTCTGA
- a CDS encoding DUF1697 domain-containing protein: MAFLRGVNLGVRNRVPQRPLAERLAEATGGPVRHHLQSGNLVVASPAPGLAGLIRELIDDLTGLDIPVVVRPAAQLADLLEACPWPDEDARRVHLSMWDDRHDQGAADAMTAADWSGDEIVFVQRNAWMRYASDFHAAKLGNHVIERRLGVVATARNANTIGTVLDLTARI; the protein is encoded by the coding sequence GTGGCGTTCCTGCGCGGTGTCAACCTCGGCGTGCGCAACCGGGTGCCGCAGCGCCCGCTGGCAGAACGGCTCGCGGAGGCGACCGGTGGGCCGGTCCGGCACCACCTTCAGTCCGGCAATCTCGTGGTGGCTTCGCCTGCGCCGGGGCTGGCGGGACTGATCCGCGAGCTGATCGACGATCTCACCGGGCTGGACATCCCGGTCGTCGTGCGTCCGGCCGCCCAACTCGCCGACCTGCTGGAGGCCTGTCCGTGGCCGGACGAGGACGCGCGCCGCGTGCACCTCTCCATGTGGGACGACAGGCACGACCAAGGCGCAGCCGACGCCATGACGGCCGCCGACTGGTCGGGAGACGAGATCGTCTTCGTGCAACGGAACGCCTGGATGCGGTACGCCAGCGACTTTCACGCGGCGAAGCTTGGCAACCACGTGATCGAGCGCCGTCTCGGCGTCGTCGCGACGGCACGCAACGCGAACACGATCGGCACCGTCCTCGACCTGACCGCCCGGATCTGA
- a CDS encoding aminotransferase class I/II-fold pyridoxal phosphate-dependent enzyme, translated as MVSRQAARLVAGTPVIASAHFAAEADPYDPVSNPDGYVNVGTAENRLVWDLLAPRLRAARGVAAADIRYAPLHGTAALRSQVARFLARGGSPVDPEDLIVVSGATAALDIIASVLCDPGEALAVPVPYYGALDTDLTGRSGARLLPVPPLAGVSLPDAAALIGTVRRARAAGTTVRALVLTSPHNPLGLVYRESELQAFASACAALDLDLVADEVYAHSAFTGPAFVSARDAAPGVLDPHRVHVVWGFAKDLGLPGLKVGVLHTRQPQVRAAARELAYFAPVSTDTQWLLTDLLAADDWVARFLTTGRDRLAASYAAAAGHLTGVGVPFLPAGAGFSIWTDLRGWLDTATPAAEELLWRRLFTAGRINLLPGAVFHHPEPGWFRLCHTTDPATVAEAVARLRRVLGG; from the coding sequence ATGGTGTCGCGGCAGGCCGCCCGGCTGGTGGCCGGGACGCCGGTGATCGCCTCCGCCCACTTCGCCGCCGAGGCCGATCCGTACGATCCGGTATCCAACCCGGACGGTTACGTCAACGTCGGTACGGCCGAGAACCGCCTGGTGTGGGACCTGTTGGCGCCGCGGCTGCGTGCCGCGCGCGGCGTGGCGGCCGCCGACATCCGGTACGCGCCGCTGCACGGCACCGCCGCGCTGCGCTCCCAGGTGGCCCGGTTCCTGGCTCGCGGCGGTTCCCCGGTCGACCCCGAGGATCTGATCGTGGTCAGTGGGGCGACGGCGGCCCTGGACATCATCGCGTCGGTGCTGTGCGATCCGGGCGAGGCGCTGGCCGTGCCGGTGCCGTACTACGGCGCGCTCGACACCGACCTGACCGGTCGTTCCGGGGCGCGGTTGCTGCCCGTGCCGCCGCTCGCCGGGGTGTCGCTACCGGACGCGGCGGCGCTCATCGGCACGGTCCGACGAGCCCGGGCCGCCGGCACCACCGTTCGCGCGCTGGTGCTGACGTCCCCGCACAACCCGCTCGGACTGGTGTACCGCGAGAGCGAGCTGCAGGCTTTCGCCTCCGCCTGCGCGGCACTCGACCTGGACCTGGTGGCCGACGAGGTGTACGCACACAGCGCGTTCACCGGTCCGGCCTTCGTCAGTGCCCGCGACGCGGCGCCGGGCGTGCTGGATCCGCACCGCGTGCATGTGGTGTGGGGGTTCGCCAAGGACCTCGGCCTGCCCGGGCTCAAGGTCGGCGTGTTGCACACCCGGCAACCGCAGGTGCGGGCGGCGGCGCGGGAGCTGGCCTACTTCGCGCCGGTCTCCACCGATACACAGTGGCTGCTGACGGATCTGCTGGCCGCCGACGACTGGGTGGCGCGGTTCCTGACCACCGGCCGGGACCGGCTCGCCGCCTCGTACGCCGCGGCGGCCGGCCACCTCACCGGCGTGGGTGTGCCGTTCCTGCCGGCCGGGGCGGGCTTCTCCATCTGGACCGACCTGCGTGGCTGGTTGGACACGGCCACGCCGGCGGCGGAAGAGCTGCTGTGGCGGCGTCTGTTCACGGCGGGCCGGATCAACCTGCTGCCGGGTGCGGTCTTCCACCATCCGGAACCCGGCTGGTTCCGGCTGTGCCACACCACCGATCCGGCGACGGTCGCCGAGGCCGTGGCTCGTCTGCGGCGCGTGTTGGGCGGCTAA
- a CDS encoding SDR family NAD(P)-dependent oxidoreductase: MSGRNVLITGGSSGIGRHAVGRFARGGDTVWFTYLHGAGRAKDLVAELAADGIEVIAFAFGQGDWDSHQRLLRELPGPVDVLVNNAAVGSATVVDYEPGAAHRRSAAMLQINSVGPLWLVQQLVPGMVARGYGKIINVASVGGGIASFPTFDPADGMSKAALVHLSRQLAVELAHTPVDVFAVCPGAVETPMLTASVLGRMDGAARAAFLAALPKQRLIEPDEVADVIAWLCTDSAAILHGAVLDASLGLGLAPGMFQPEPAAH; the protein is encoded by the coding sequence ATGAGTGGCAGGAACGTACTGATAACCGGTGGTTCCAGCGGTATCGGCCGGCACGCCGTCGGGCGCTTCGCGCGAGGTGGGGACACCGTCTGGTTCACCTACCTGCACGGCGCGGGCCGGGCCAAGGATCTCGTGGCCGAGCTCGCCGCGGACGGCATCGAGGTGATCGCCTTCGCGTTCGGCCAGGGTGACTGGGACAGCCATCAGCGGCTGCTGCGGGAGCTGCCGGGCCCGGTGGACGTCCTGGTGAACAACGCCGCGGTGGGCTCGGCCACGGTGGTCGACTACGAGCCCGGGGCGGCACACCGGCGGTCGGCGGCGATGCTGCAGATCAACAGCGTCGGTCCGCTGTGGCTCGTCCAGCAGCTGGTGCCCGGCATGGTGGCCCGCGGCTACGGCAAGATCATCAACGTGGCCAGTGTGGGCGGCGGCATCGCCTCGTTCCCCACCTTCGACCCGGCCGACGGGATGAGCAAGGCGGCACTGGTGCACCTGAGCCGCCAGCTGGCGGTGGAGCTGGCGCACACGCCGGTCGACGTGTTCGCCGTCTGCCCGGGCGCCGTGGAGACACCCATGCTCACCGCGAGCGTCCTGGGCCGGATGGACGGCGCCGCGCGGGCGGCGTTCCTGGCCGCGCTGCCCAAGCAGCGGCTCATCGAGCCCGACGAGGTCGCCGACGTCATCGCCTGGCTGTGTACCGACTCGGCTGCCATCCTGCACGGCGCGGTCCTGGACGCCTCGCTGGGACTCGGCCTGGCTCCGGGAATGTTCCAGCCCGAGCCGGCCGCGCACTGA
- a CDS encoding tryptophan 2,3-dioxygenase family protein, which yields MTSPPEVRRRPAPQAPGGFTYGDYLLLPQLLDAQRPLAVPPVHEELLFIVTHQAYELWFRLLLHELTAARDAMLAGEAERPWALLTRCHAVERLMLAQMDVLDTLSPAAFAQLRPALGETSGFQSVQYREIEFLSGWPDRRYLSAGLPVQERARLQRRLDEPTLWDGFLAALTAAGHDVSDPERRAGVLVGLARAASDRAGLWRLAEALLDHDQSWSLWRGRHALLVERQIGVKVGTAGSTGASYLRSRGDRHFYPDLWEVRSRL from the coding sequence ATGACTAGCCCGCCGGAGGTACGGCGCCGCCCCGCGCCGCAGGCGCCCGGCGGGTTCACCTATGGCGACTACCTCTTGCTTCCGCAGCTGCTCGACGCCCAGCGGCCGCTGGCCGTGCCGCCGGTGCACGAGGAGTTGCTGTTCATCGTCACGCATCAGGCGTACGAGTTGTGGTTCCGGCTGTTGTTGCACGAGCTGACCGCGGCGCGCGACGCCATGCTGGCCGGCGAGGCGGAACGGCCGTGGGCGTTGCTGACCCGCTGTCACGCCGTGGAACGGTTGATGCTGGCCCAGATGGACGTGTTGGACACCCTGTCACCAGCCGCCTTCGCGCAGCTGCGGCCGGCGTTGGGGGAGACCTCCGGCTTCCAGTCCGTCCAGTACCGCGAGATCGAGTTCCTGTCCGGCTGGCCCGACCGGCGCTACCTGTCGGCCGGCCTGCCGGTGCAGGAGCGGGCCCGCCTTCAGCGGCGGCTCGACGAGCCGACGTTGTGGGATGGCTTCCTGGCCGCGCTGACCGCCGCGGGCCATGACGTGTCCGATCCGGAACGGCGTGCCGGTGTGCTGGTGGGCCTGGCGCGCGCCGCGTCGGACCGGGCGGGCCTGTGGCGGCTGGCCGAGGCCCTGCTCGACCATGACCAGTCCTGGTCGCTGTGGCGTGGCCGGCATGCGCTGCTCGTGGAGCGGCAGATCGGCGTCAAGGTGGGCACGGCCGGCAGCACGGGGGCGAGCTACCTGCGCTCGCGCGGTGACCGGCACTTCTACCCCGACCTGTGGGAGGTTCGCAGCCGGCTATGA
- a CDS encoding diiron oxygenase translates to MDPFADWYDAAGVRAGIRRTFADERDQAKVFFPTALVPYLEHDLVRERAPQQRETLTVRHLYQFLLATTHLETRVVNRGAERIANNRIGVPVDAQLRMDAFKVYCDEGYHSLYSLDLARQVEAATGIAVPDWDFGGFADRLDATAAALLPGAEVLAQLLQVVVFETLITAVLNELPADPTVVTTVRDLARDHARDEGRHHRYFAGFFRHLWTQLDAPTRARAAVALPELIEDCLRWDGEPVRRSLTLAGLTAAEADTVVRDCYGGTPQMRQTASATVRLCRSTGVLDQPGAWEAFAAKGLVDD, encoded by the coding sequence ATGGACCCGTTCGCCGACTGGTACGACGCCGCCGGCGTGCGGGCCGGGATACGCCGGACCTTCGCCGACGAGCGCGACCAGGCCAAGGTGTTCTTCCCGACGGCCCTCGTGCCGTACCTGGAGCACGACCTCGTGCGCGAGCGCGCCCCGCAGCAGCGCGAGACGCTGACCGTCCGGCACCTCTACCAGTTCCTGCTGGCCACCACGCACCTGGAGACCCGGGTGGTCAACCGGGGCGCCGAACGCATCGCGAACAACCGGATCGGCGTGCCGGTCGACGCGCAGTTGCGGATGGACGCGTTCAAGGTCTACTGCGACGAGGGCTACCACTCGCTGTACAGCCTGGACCTGGCTCGGCAGGTCGAGGCGGCAACCGGAATCGCCGTGCCCGACTGGGACTTCGGCGGATTCGCCGACCGGCTCGACGCGACCGCGGCCGCGCTGCTGCCCGGTGCCGAGGTGCTCGCCCAACTGCTGCAGGTCGTCGTCTTCGAAACCCTGATCACCGCGGTGCTCAACGAGCTGCCCGCCGATCCGACGGTGGTGACGACCGTCCGCGACCTGGCCCGCGACCACGCCCGCGACGAAGGACGCCACCATCGCTACTTCGCCGGGTTCTTCCGGCACCTGTGGACCCAACTCGACGCGCCGACCCGGGCCCGGGCGGCCGTCGCGCTGCCCGAGCTGATCGAGGACTGCCTGCGCTGGGACGGCGAACCGGTCCGCCGGTCGCTGACCCTGGCCGGGCTCACCGCCGCCGAGGCCGACACCGTGGTGCGCGACTGCTACGGCGGCACCCCGCAGATGCGACAGACCGCGTCGGCCACGGTCCGGTTGTGTCGCTCCACGGGCGTTCTGGACCAACCGGGAGCCTGGGAGGCGTTCGCCGCCAAGGGCCTGGTCGATGACTAG
- a CDS encoding MarR family winged helix-turn-helix transcriptional regulator produces the protein MKNDSVILELQRATHATLHLLTTELVDLDLTASEINALGNLADGTGRTVSELGAAIGTRPATLTGILDRLERRGLITRAPRPGDRRAVLIALTADGRRTATLIRRTLRDVEQRALAGLPADAVRGARAVLRALTEVGR, from the coding sequence ATGAAGAACGATTCCGTGATACTCGAGTTGCAGCGAGCGACCCATGCGACGCTGCATCTGCTCACCACGGAGCTGGTGGATCTCGACCTGACGGCTTCCGAGATCAACGCTCTGGGCAATCTCGCGGACGGCACCGGCCGCACGGTCTCCGAGCTGGGGGCGGCCATCGGTACGCGACCCGCGACACTGACCGGGATCCTCGACCGTTTGGAGCGCCGTGGCCTGATCACCCGCGCCCCCCGGCCGGGCGACCGCCGCGCGGTGCTGATCGCGCTCACCGCCGACGGCAGGCGGACGGCCACGCTGATCCGCAGGACGCTGCGCGACGTGGAGCAGCGGGCGCTCGCCGGCCTACCCGCCGATGCCGTGCGGGGAGCCCGCGCCGTACTGCGTGCCCTGACGGAGGTCGGGCGATGA
- a CDS encoding hybrid sensor histidine kinase/response regulator, whose product MLAITALYFLIFMWVVWEYLRRRDPLLRAVMLVIGAVAMLFVIGVLRVAFGVLPQSVTVLFSLLLLGQPFFVVQLMSRVRPVPRWLLAAALAGWAATAVPVAVLEHPMPRPAAMAVVTVFFAVQTMASVLLAAEARRRGGAARIRLWCAAAGTLLFGVALLIAGGGRPVFAVSARAVAVVSAVMYLLAFVPPQWLRRRWSLLAANEVMRRMLSAPANEPPEGTWLRYCREARTVLGSDEVAVVLPAPAGTVRWVASTPVDTESKQYPASDLDRLLHLPAATIDALAGWTHPPALAVDLAESSGTRFVTAAPTTLDGRDGALVLLNRYRTLFAEDDVALVARLATQAAAVAERGTLLTAKQQLAVIVESSHDAIVARDLDGVITSWNAAAERLYGFPAAEAIGQPGTITIPAEQLAAEAALMDRVARGERIEQHQLPRRRKDGTTVTVSRTMSPIADAQGAVVGVATIARDVTERQRAETMFRGLLESAPDAIIGITHDDAITLLNVQAERLFGYSRAELLGRSVEVLMPERMRPEYARIRRAYFADPEPRTIGGDGDLTVVRKDGTEFPVEISLSALHTDQGIIVSAGVRDITERLRAQADRERLAAEHRLQHTRRLESLGQLAGGVAHDFNNILGVIASYTELLFDTVDSLDTAAANPRDIAAARTDLGQIAKAAERATRLTKQLLAFGRRDITQAQVLDINHVIGNVEQMLRRTLGEHIHLVTNLDQHAQPITADPSHLEQILLNLAVNARDAMPTGGTLSIDTTTVDLPAADDDTAHATVPPGRYVRLRVSDTGTGMPPEVAERAFEPFFTTKPTGSGTGLGLATIYGLATAAGGDVRLSSEPGIGTTVTVLLPALDATAATRRPVPADPSPAPTPHETILLVEDEAPLRDVTTRILTRAGYDVLQASDGPTAIDTANSHPAPIHLLLTDVIMPDMMGNEVAARIRTARPETPVLYMSGYAQPVLTEHGTLPPGVTIVEKPFTSQQLLARIRETLHRERPATTHP is encoded by the coding sequence ATGCTGGCGATCACCGCTCTCTACTTCTTGATCTTCATGTGGGTCGTGTGGGAGTACCTGCGGCGTCGAGATCCGTTGCTGCGCGCGGTGATGCTGGTGATCGGCGCGGTTGCGATGTTGTTCGTCATCGGCGTGTTGAGGGTGGCGTTCGGAGTGCTCCCTCAGTCGGTCACGGTGCTGTTCTCCCTGTTGTTGCTCGGGCAGCCGTTCTTCGTGGTGCAGCTGATGTCCCGGGTCCGGCCGGTGCCTCGGTGGCTGCTGGCGGCGGCACTGGCGGGATGGGCGGCTACCGCGGTGCCGGTGGCGGTGCTGGAGCATCCGATGCCACGACCGGCGGCCATGGCTGTGGTGACGGTGTTCTTCGCGGTGCAGACGATGGCTTCGGTGCTGCTCGCGGCCGAGGCACGCCGGCGGGGCGGTGCGGCCCGGATTCGGCTGTGGTGCGCCGCCGCCGGCACCCTGCTGTTCGGTGTCGCGCTGCTGATCGCCGGTGGTGGTCGTCCCGTGTTCGCGGTGTCGGCGCGGGCGGTGGCGGTGGTGTCGGCCGTGATGTACCTGTTGGCGTTCGTGCCCCCGCAATGGTTGCGCCGCCGGTGGTCGTTGCTCGCGGCCAACGAGGTGATGCGCCGGATGCTGAGCGCTCCGGCCAACGAACCGCCCGAGGGAACCTGGTTGCGGTACTGCCGGGAGGCGCGGACGGTGTTGGGCTCGGACGAGGTGGCGGTGGTCCTGCCCGCCCCGGCCGGTACGGTGCGGTGGGTGGCTAGCACTCCCGTGGACACCGAAAGCAAGCAGTACCCGGCCAGTGATCTCGACCGGCTTCTCCACCTCCCGGCGGCCACCATCGACGCGCTGGCCGGTTGGACCCACCCGCCCGCACTCGCGGTCGACCTCGCCGAGTCGAGCGGCACCCGGTTCGTCACCGCCGCCCCCACCACCCTGGACGGGCGTGACGGTGCGCTGGTCCTGCTGAACCGGTACCGCACGTTGTTCGCCGAAGACGACGTCGCGTTGGTCGCCCGGCTGGCCACCCAGGCCGCCGCGGTCGCCGAGCGGGGGACGCTCCTGACCGCGAAACAGCAACTCGCCGTCATCGTGGAGTCGTCCCACGACGCGATCGTCGCCAGAGACCTCGACGGGGTGATCACCAGTTGGAACGCCGCCGCCGAGCGGCTCTACGGCTTCCCGGCGGCAGAGGCGATCGGCCAACCGGGGACCATCACGATCCCGGCCGAGCAGTTGGCGGCCGAGGCCGCGCTGATGGACCGCGTCGCCCGAGGTGAACGTATCGAGCAGCACCAACTGCCCCGGCGTCGCAAGGACGGCACCACCGTCACCGTGTCACGGACCATGTCCCCGATCGCCGACGCGCAAGGCGCCGTCGTCGGGGTGGCCACGATCGCTCGGGACGTCACCGAACGGCAACGCGCCGAGACGATGTTCCGGGGCCTGCTGGAGTCCGCCCCCGACGCGATCATCGGGATCACCCACGACGACGCCATCACCCTGCTCAACGTCCAAGCGGAGCGTCTGTTCGGATACTCCCGGGCCGAGCTGCTCGGGCGATCTGTCGAGGTCCTGATGCCCGAGCGGATGCGCCCGGAATACGCGCGCATCCGCCGTGCGTACTTCGCCGATCCCGAACCCCGCACCATCGGTGGCGACGGTGACCTGACCGTTGTCCGCAAGGACGGCACCGAATTTCCCGTCGAGATCAGCCTCAGCGCCCTGCACACCGATCAGGGGATCATCGTCTCCGCCGGCGTCCGTGACATCACCGAACGCCTGCGGGCCCAGGCCGATCGGGAACGCCTGGCTGCCGAGCACCGCCTCCAGCACACGCGCCGGCTGGAAAGCCTCGGCCAACTCGCCGGTGGTGTCGCCCACGACTTCAACAACATCCTCGGCGTGATCGCCAGCTACACGGAACTGCTCTTCGACACCGTCGACAGTCTCGACACCGCGGCGGCCAACCCGCGAGACATCGCCGCCGCCCGCACGGACCTGGGTCAGATCGCCAAGGCCGCAGAACGCGCCACCCGGCTCACGAAACAGCTCCTCGCGTTCGGGCGCCGAGACATCACCCAGGCCCAGGTACTCGACATCAACCACGTGATCGGCAACGTCGAACAGATGCTGCGCCGCACCCTCGGCGAACACATCCACCTCGTCACCAACCTCGACCAGCATGCCCAGCCGATCACCGCCGACCCGTCGCACCTGGAACAGATCCTGCTCAACCTCGCCGTCAACGCCCGCGACGCCATGCCCACCGGCGGCACTCTGTCGATCGACACCACCACCGTCGACCTCCCCGCCGCCGATGACGACACCGCGCACGCCACCGTGCCCCCGGGCCGGTACGTGCGCCTGCGCGTCAGCGACACCGGCACCGGCATGCCGCCCGAGGTCGCGGAACGCGCGTTCGAGCCGTTCTTCACGACCAAGCCCACCGGCAGCGGCACCGGCCTCGGCCTGGCCACCATCTATGGCCTCGCTACCGCCGCCGGTGGCGACGTCCGGCTCTCCTCGGAACCCGGCATCGGCACCACCGTCACCGTGCTGCTGCCCGCCCTCGACGCCACCGCCGCCACCCGGCGGCCCGTGCCCGCCGACCCGTCGCCCGCCCCGACACCCCACGAGACGATCCTGCTCGTCGAGGACGAGGCTCCCCTACGCGACGTCACCACTCGCATCCTCACGCGGGCCGGCTACGACGTGCTGCAGGCCTCGGACGGCCCCACCGCCATCGACACCGCGAACAGCCACCCCGCCCCGATCCACCTGTTGCTCACCGATGTGATCATGCCCGACATGATGGGCAACGAGGTCGCCGCGCGCATCCGAACCGCCCGCCCGGAAACCCCCGTCCTCTACATGTCCGGCTACGCCCAACCCGTCCTCACCGAACACGGCACCCTGCCGCCGGGCGTCACGATCGTCGAGAAACCCTTCACCAGTCAGCAACTTCTCGCCCGCATCCGTGAAACGCTCCACCGCGAACGACCCGCCACCACGCACCCCTGA
- a CDS encoding L,D-transpeptidase, which translates to MPGTPNTRRSATEADAHPDSSFDSTGNVSSLGYVLSCTATDRTGRDPSIVRAMIQRRNVIIGALGVAAAAAAAGCTSHRTARPGAGNWVEPVANTEQPAVPVRLSVTPASGATGVSPAKPIVVTAEGGTLQSVTVTAGKAKVSGAMQDDGTWRSTDDLAYDKTYKVVAAVTDGQGAATAHTSSFTTVKPHSLAKITFQANGMNLLKSGHTYGAGQPVIIAFSRSVNKAAAEKAIEITTSPSVEGKFHWANDSTVHWRPAKYWTSGTKIKVNVKAFGVKLGKEVYGATNASTHFQIGRQLVAISDYRKHVTKVYINGKLVRTMKCSLGKGGSTTGANGEFISYWTTGGPHVVLSKQRVYSMSSASYGVTDPKDPNYYAPKDIEYCTRISYSGEFMHAAPWNRSLGRANLSHGCINLSVADAKWVYENFMIGDIVDVKNSPRPVQIWNGLGDWAVPFHKYGR; encoded by the coding sequence ATGCCCGGTACCCCTAACACTCGGCGTTCCGCGACCGAAGCCGACGCCCATCCGGATAGTTCATTCGATTCGACAGGCAACGTTTCGAGCCTCGGTTACGTCTTGTCTTGTACAGCCACGGACCGCACCGGCCGGGACCCCTCGATTGTGAGAGCCATGATTCAGCGACGTAACGTCATCATCGGCGCACTGGGCGTGGCCGCAGCCGCCGCGGCCGCCGGGTGCACCTCACACCGAACCGCCCGGCCCGGCGCCGGCAACTGGGTCGAACCGGTGGCCAACACCGAACAGCCCGCCGTGCCGGTCCGGTTGAGCGTTACGCCGGCGAGCGGGGCCACCGGGGTATCACCGGCAAAGCCGATCGTCGTCACCGCCGAGGGCGGCACGTTGCAGTCGGTCACCGTCACCGCCGGCAAGGCGAAGGTCAGTGGCGCCATGCAGGACGACGGGACCTGGCGCTCGACCGACGACCTCGCCTACGACAAGACCTACAAGGTGGTCGCGGCGGTCACCGACGGCCAGGGCGCCGCGACCGCGCACACCTCCAGCTTCACCACGGTGAAGCCACACAGCCTCGCCAAGATCACATTCCAGGCCAACGGGATGAACTTGCTCAAGTCCGGCCACACGTACGGCGCTGGACAGCCGGTGATCATCGCGTTCAGCCGTTCCGTCAACAAGGCCGCGGCGGAGAAGGCCATCGAGATCACGACCTCACCCTCCGTCGAGGGCAAGTTCCACTGGGCGAACGACTCAACCGTGCATTGGCGGCCGGCGAAATACTGGACCAGCGGCACGAAGATCAAGGTGAACGTCAAGGCGTTCGGCGTCAAACTCGGCAAAGAGGTGTACGGAGCGACGAACGCGTCGACCCACTTCCAGATCGGACGTCAGCTGGTCGCGATCAGCGACTACCGCAAGCACGTGACGAAGGTCTACATCAACGGCAAGCTCGTCCGCACCATGAAGTGCAGCCTCGGGAAGGGCGGCTCCACCACCGGCGCGAACGGCGAATTCATCAGCTACTGGACGACCGGCGGTCCCCACGTCGTGCTGTCCAAGCAGCGGGTGTACAGCATGAGCTCGGCGAGTTACGGCGTCACCGACCCGAAAGACCCGAACTACTACGCTCCCAAGGACATCGAGTACTGCACCCGGATCAGTTACTCGGGCGAGTTCATGCACGCCGCCCCGTGGAATCGTTCGCTGGGGCGCGCGAACCTGTCGCACGGCTGCATCAACCTCAGCGTGGCCGACGCCAAATGGGTCTACGAGAACTTCATGATCGGCGACATCGTCGACGTCAAGAACAGCCCGAGACCGGTGCAGATCTGGAACGGGCTCGGCGACTGGGCGGTCCCCTTCCACAAGTACGGCCGCTGA
- a CDS encoding VanZ family protein has protein sequence MVQGWHGWFGTINGVVLCTVIVLPLAALTVWALARRRIAAAWRMSLAEVGIVYGTVPWIWMIMLPGDRAGAVPGRVSLVPLRDLLTVLAGEPLTATVQIVGNLLVFAALGFLAPLRFAALASLPRILALAAGCSLFVETAQYVLRLDRVSSVDDVLLNAAGAGLAALASRRWWRTTTGSGPIGRGAGPLRHPTERHAST, from the coding sequence GTGGTTCAGGGGTGGCACGGCTGGTTCGGCACGATCAATGGTGTGGTGCTCTGCACGGTGATCGTGCTGCCGCTGGCCGCGCTGACCGTGTGGGCCCTGGCGCGCCGCCGGATCGCGGCCGCCTGGCGGATGTCGCTGGCCGAGGTCGGCATCGTCTACGGGACGGTGCCCTGGATCTGGATGATCATGTTGCCCGGCGACCGGGCCGGTGCCGTCCCGGGCCGGGTAAGTCTGGTACCGCTGCGGGACTTGCTCACGGTCCTCGCCGGCGAACCGCTGACGGCGACGGTCCAGATCGTCGGCAACCTGCTGGTGTTCGCGGCGCTGGGGTTCCTCGCCCCCCTGCGGTTCGCGGCCCTGGCGTCCTTACCGCGCATCCTGGCGCTCGCGGCGGGCTGCTCGCTGTTCGTCGAGACCGCGCAGTACGTCCTGCGCCTCGACCGCGTGTCGTCCGTGGACGACGTCCTACTCAACGCCGCCGGCGCGGGGCTGGCCGCACTGGCGTCACGCCGCTGGTGGCGTACGACGACCGGATCGGGCCCGATCGGCCGGGGTGCCGGGCCGCTGAGGCACCCGACGGAAAGACACGCTTCGACCTGA